GGTAACTTGATCTTGGGGAAATGCACTCCACAAATCTAATAAGTTTGACCCATTCTTAGCAGATACATTAATAATTGCTGTTCTGATACCCAAAAATAAAGATTCGTCTAAAGAAACCTTAGGAGGTTCAACAATGCAAAATATATCTGTGTTAGGAGCTTTACTTTTAATGTCATGGATTAACTGTGTATATTTCACCGATCTGGCATGCCGAAATTTCTATCTATTCTTCCTACGCAAATGAATACAGCGTCCGTAGTACCTACTATCTCTGTTGCTCTCTTTAAGCAATAATCTATAAGATTTCCTGATGAAGCTTTGTTGTCCCACACTATTTTGTTTGAATATGTGTTAAATAAAGATGTTTCAAGAACAGAATTCCATCCAGTTTTAAAGGAATCTGAAGCACCTTGACTAACAGCAATTGAGTCCCCAAGGATCATAGCGTTAACTGTACCGCTTTTTAGCTTGCTAATGCCTGTCAAGGTATGAACTTTAGTAACTGTTGCAATATGGATAAAATTTTACTTTACTCATTTTGTCTAGGCGCGCTTGATTTGTTACGAGGCTAGCACACTGATTGTATTAATTACCATATATTGTATAAAGATTTTATGGAAGTTCTGACTATGAATATCAGGAGGTGAACGGGTTTTGAGAACAGGTCTTACCCATGTGCACAGTTTTTCTTTTGTGACATCAGTCAATGATCAACACTCTCACACTATTGCAGGGCAGACTAGTTTGGGAGCAGCATACGGTGTCTCTCATGTCCACTGTTACAAGGGGACCACTTCGTGGAATAGTGGGCATGTGCATTACTATTCCAATATCACTGGCCCTGCAATTTATCTGGCAGATGGTTCTCATGTGCATTGTCACAGAGGAACAACAGCTATGGAGAATAACCATAGTCACTCTTATTGTGGCACTGATTATCCGTCTTGTTAATGGCATTTTAAAATTCTTAAGCTAGGTAAAGCCGTCCATATCTTATGGGACGGCTTTGTCAACAGCTCTCCTTTACATCTTCCACAAAAACACTTACACGTCGCCAGCTCAAACTTGATCTCGAATATATTTTCTTCATTAATTCTATTTGTTCAAGTACGTCTTTAGCCATAACGTTTTCGCTATTTCTTTGTAAACGCCCGAAATAACGACAATACTCCGCAAATAGCAAAGATCGCTAGTAGCGGCTTATTTAATTACTAAAAAAACCCCCTCGCTAGGAGGGAGTAAAGGAATGAGAAGCGTGAAGTATATTAACCGCTAATGCGGTTAATTATCGGTTATATTAGAGTGAATTGATTTTGGCCTCATCTCTGGAGAGCCACGCTCTTGATATAGAAGGCACAATGCCGATCAATAATAGAAGGATAATTAATTTCATTTTTAAGCCACCTTTGCTAAAACTCATTAATACTAGCGGTTGTCTTTTGAATAACCCTGATTTACAACCAACTGTGACCTTTGCCTATACTTTAATACAAATATTGGGATTTAGCAAATTCATTCTAATTAAGTAGGGCATAGATTCTACTTATGTGAGGTACTGAGAAATTACAGCTTTGGACAGTCTATAGCGAAGCAAAAAAAAAACGACTTTTATCGTTCTTTTGCTTATTGTCGCTATTCTTATCATCAATATCATCATCCATGTGTGACCCATGGTTAAACACTAGCACTAAAACAAGTAAGACTATATAGATAAGTATGCATTTCATAAGGATTCCCCTTTTCAGCTTCTTAGCATATTTCTATAAATACTATTATCTACATATTACTTGTTAATACAACTTTTCCAACATGGGTCTTTAGCGAAGTCGTTTTAGTGAACTACATGGATCTATTGTTCATTAGCGAGTTTTGCCTGTTTCATTTTTGATATTGTTTGTGTTCCATTCCCAGGGGTACTCCGTACTCCTATTTCTGTTGCTCAAATACAGCAGGTAGTGAGTAGTTTTGTAAGAATGAGCTTTGATTAATCTTTATCTTTTCTTTATACTGCTTACTGCAATCTTTACACCGTTTTTATAGGGGTTCGATCTATAATGAATCTGCATTAGAGTTACAGATCTTCGAGGGTTAATCAAGTGCATCTCCAAAAGTCAGTTTTTGTAGATAATAAATTTTCTTAAGTTTAAGAAGATACAGGAGGATGGAATGACTACCGGTTAAGAAACTTTTTAGTAAACATTTAGTCTATAAATCTTGTTGAGAGAAGGAAGGTTAGCTCCTGATGTCCAATTTTAAGAAACTTTTCTCCCTAAAACTTCGCACTCTCATTTTTGGTCATCCACTATCGTCACAAAATGCCGAGGAGGCAAAAGTTGGCGTTGGTGGAGGGGTTCCAGTTTTCGGTTCAGACATTATTTCGTCTGAGGGATATGCTCCTGACGAGATCCTATATGTCCTGCTTCTGGCTGGAACGTTGGGATATGCATATATTTTAAAGATTTCGTTGGTTATCGTGGTGCTGGTGATCAGTATTTTCCTTGTTTACCGCAAAGCGATCCAGAAATACCCCGAGGGCGGGGGATCTTACACCATCGCTAAAGCTTATCTCGGTGAAAATTTTGGCCTAATCGCCGGTGCGAGCTTGACGCTTGACTATATTCTGACAGTAGCTGTCAGTGTAAGCTCTGCAATCGAAAACTTAACGGGAATTATCCCATGGTTAGCCCCTACCGAACACAAAGTTATAGCAGACTGTTTGGTCATCATGTTCATGGCATGGATTAATTTACGAGGATTAAAGGAATCGGCACGCTTATTCTCCATCCCGGTGTATCTTTATATTGCGACCTTAGCACTTTTAATCGGAACTGGCTTAGTGGAGATTATGGTCCACGGTGTAACACCAACGGCGGTAGCAACAGGGAAACTTGCATCATCCTCTGTCGGTGGAATGACCTGGTTTATCTTAGCTCGGGCGTTCGCAGGGGGAACAACGGCTTTGACAGGGTTTGAAGCAGTGAGCAATGGGGTTACCGCGTTCAAGAATCCTGCCCAAAAGAAGGCTATTAAAACCTTGTTAATTTTAGCCATTATTGTTTCTCTTGGGTTGATAGGATTGACATATTTAGCGGGCGCTTATCACCTAGTTCCAGCAGAAGGAAATACCATCCTTAATCAGTTAGGGTTAATAATATTTGGGAAAAGTATTCCATATTTCGTCCTAATGGGGACCGCCGCAGCTATCCTGGTCATTGCCTCAAGTACCCCATATGCTGGGTTACCCATCTTATTAAGCTTAATGGCACGAGATGGATACACACCGAGATATTTTAAGAACTTAGGGGATCGTTTGGTTTATAGCGTCGGAATTTGGACGTTGTTTATCGTTTCCAGTCTACTCATTATTGTGTTTCACGGAGATACTCATACGATGCTTCCTCTTTACGCAATTGGCGTGTTTATTTCGTTTACCTTAACTGGCGCGGGGCTTGCTAAGCATACTTGGAAGGAAAGAGGAGTAAATTGGCAGTCCGATTTTGTCATATTTAGTTTTGGAGGGATCGTTTCGTTCCTAGTTTTACTCGTCTTCATTACCACCAAGTTTAAGCAAGGAGCTTGGATTATTCTGCTGATCATGCCGCTCCTCGTTTTGATGTTCCGTTGTATCCGTTATGTTTATCAGGGGGAGATCCAGAATTTAGAAGTTACCCAGGAAGCCTTAGAAGACTTTCACAGGCATGTAAAGAAGGTAAAACGTCGGAGATCAGAAGCTGAGCTGGCAGATTATAAAAATAAGATTATTGTTCCAGTTTACGATTTAAATCTAATTGTTTTAAAGACCTTAAAATATGCATATGCATTAACCCCTCAAGTCACGGCGGTTCATATCGCCTCAGACCAAAGTCGAACAAAGAAGTTGCTCAAGCATTGGACTGAACATCAAATAGAAATTTCTTTAGAAATTGTAGAGTCTCCTTATCGAGCTACTGTCCAAGATTTATTGAAATACATTGATAAAGTTGAGAAGAATGGGCATTTCGACACAATTACCGTAGTGATTCCGGAATATGTTCCTGAAAAATTATGGCATAATATCCTGCATAATCAGACTGGGCAATTGATGAAGTTGATGTTACTTTTCCGCAAAAGGATCCTAGTAACAAGTGTTCCTTATCATCCCGTACCGAAAAAAGTATTACATGCCGACCTAAACGTTAATCCCAAAAACTAACTTCAACTAGAATCACTCTCTGAATTCATGAAAGCCTTTGCCTCCAAGTTTGGAAACAAAGGCTTTCTATTTTATGGCGTGTTTATAATCTTTATATTTTCAACTCCTGTTGTATGGCCTATTTAGTGGGTAATAAATCCACTATAATAAGGCTATATTCTGCGTGAAGAGTAAGTCTGGACAGGTATCCTTTGCAAGAAGACCTGAAACTCAGGACAGAATATGACGACAAGACGACAATGAGAAATGTACGCGAGACTGCGAGGGTGATAAATATGTCGAAGGGGAAACTTACGGTTTTTTTAGGAGCTGCCTCAGGAGTCGGAAAAACTTATGCTATGTTAGAAGCGGCCCAGGGTAGATTGTCGGAAGGCATGGATGTTGTTATAGGTCAAATAGAGACTCATGGGAGACCTGATACCGACGCGATGCTTAAAGGATTAACGCTTATTTCTTCGAGGTCTCTGCATTATGAGGATAAAATCGTTTACGAGATGGACTTGGATGCTGTATTAGCCCGTTGTCCTCAAATCGTATTAATCGACGGACTGGCCCACACCAATGTAATAGGTTCTCGACACAAAAAGCGATACATGGATGTTCAAGAACTATTAGCCTCGGGTATCAACGTTTATACCACGTTAAATATTCAACACTTAGAGACGTTGAATGATATTGTTGCCCAGATAACAGGGGTTACCGTTCGGGAGACAGTTCCTGATCAAGTTTTAGATACAGCGGCCCAAATCCAATTGATTGATATCCCGCCCGAAGAGTTAATTCAAAGGTTTAAAGATGGTAAGGCCTTTGTCCCTGACCAGGCTACAGAAGATTTAAAAAAATTCTTTCGACCTGGAAATATTAACGCATTAAGAGAATTAGCCCTTCGGTATACTGCCCAACGTGTGGACCGTCAGTTAGAATCCTATATGCAATCTCACGGAATAGACGGACCCTGGCCAACGGGAGAAAAGATTTTGGTATGCATAAGCTCAAGTCCTTTCTCGGCTCAGTTGATTCGTATTGCAAAAAGAATGGCTGAGAGAGTACAAGGGGAATGGTTTGCAGTTCATGTAGAAACCCTCGACCGCTTTCCCATAAGTGAGGCTGAAAAAGACTCTATGGTCAAAAACTTTCGTTTAGCTGAGGAATTGGGGGCTGAAATTATTGGTCTAACCGGGAATAACGTAGTCGAAGAGATTCTGGAGCTGGCTAGAAAACGTAATGTTTCTCAGATAATTATAGGTAAACCTGAACGCACGCGCTTCTGGGAAATCATTCGCGGCTCGATTGTCGACAAAGTTATTCGGCATAGTCACGGAATTAGTATTCATGTTATCCCAGGGAGCCAACAGGAGACAGAATCTGGCCGTATCAATGTAGTATCAGAGAAAGAAGAAGACATAGGAGCGAGAACCAAACGGAGGAGTTTATACCCGGTATTTCCTTACATAGCGTCCAGCCTGATGGTAATAGTTATAACTTTTGGAATTACTTTGATTAGTACGTTTCTAGGACTTGTTAATATCTCTTTGCTCTATCTCCTACCCGTCTTATTAAGCGCAGCACGTTGGGGAACATTTCCTGCCATTTTTACTGCGATTATGGGAACGTTAACGTTTGATTTGTTTTTTGTTCCACCCATTTTTAGTATTACAGTAGCAGATCTTCGATATTTTATTAGCTTTGCTATTTTTATCTTAGTGGGTTTAATTATAGGAACACTTTCAGTTCGATTAAAAAAACAAATAACTTATTCACGAAAGCGGGAAAATAGCATTTCATCGCTTTATGCTCTAAGCCGAGATATCGCTGCCGCAGATAACCTAGATGCCGTATTAGAGTGTATTGTCAATAATGTCTCCAATACTTTGGATGGGCAAGTGATGGTGCTTATACCCAATGAAAAAGCTCAATTAGTGCTCAGAAAGGTTTCGGGACTTAATAATTTCTACAATACTAATGAACTGGCTGTTGCTACCTGGGTATATGAAAGAGGACAAAAAGCGGGGAAGGGAACGGAAA
The sequence above is a segment of the Desulfosporosinus sp. Sb-LF genome. Coding sequences within it:
- a CDS encoding YmaF family protein, translating into MRTGLTHVHSFSFVTSVNDQHSHTIAGQTSLGAAYGVSHVHCYKGTTSWNSGHVHYYSNITGPAIYLADGSHVHCHRGTTAMENNHSHSYCGTDYPSC
- a CDS encoding APC family permease, encoding MSNFKKLFSLKLRTLIFGHPLSSQNAEEAKVGVGGGVPVFGSDIISSEGYAPDEILYVLLLAGTLGYAYILKISLVIVVLVISIFLVYRKAIQKYPEGGGSYTIAKAYLGENFGLIAGASLTLDYILTVAVSVSSAIENLTGIIPWLAPTEHKVIADCLVIMFMAWINLRGLKESARLFSIPVYLYIATLALLIGTGLVEIMVHGVTPTAVATGKLASSSVGGMTWFILARAFAGGTTALTGFEAVSNGVTAFKNPAQKKAIKTLLILAIIVSLGLIGLTYLAGAYHLVPAEGNTILNQLGLIIFGKSIPYFVLMGTAAAILVIASSTPYAGLPILLSLMARDGYTPRYFKNLGDRLVYSVGIWTLFIVSSLLIIVFHGDTHTMLPLYAIGVFISFTLTGAGLAKHTWKERGVNWQSDFVIFSFGGIVSFLVLLVFITTKFKQGAWIILLIMPLLVLMFRCIRYVYQGEIQNLEVTQEALEDFHRHVKKVKRRRSEAELADYKNKIIVPVYDLNLIVLKTLKYAYALTPQVTAVHIASDQSRTKKLLKHWTEHQIEISLEIVESPYRATVQDLLKYIDKVEKNGHFDTITVVIPEYVPEKLWHNILHNQTGQLMKLMLLFRKRILVTSVPYHPVPKKVLHADLNVNPKN
- a CDS encoding sensor histidine kinase KdpD, whose product is MSKGKLTVFLGAASGVGKTYAMLEAAQGRLSEGMDVVIGQIETHGRPDTDAMLKGLTLISSRSLHYEDKIVYEMDLDAVLARCPQIVLIDGLAHTNVIGSRHKKRYMDVQELLASGINVYTTLNIQHLETLNDIVAQITGVTVRETVPDQVLDTAAQIQLIDIPPEELIQRFKDGKAFVPDQATEDLKKFFRPGNINALRELALRYTAQRVDRQLESYMQSHGIDGPWPTGEKILVCISSSPFSAQLIRIAKRMAERVQGEWFAVHVETLDRFPISEAEKDSMVKNFRLAEELGAEIIGLTGNNVVEEILELARKRNVSQIIIGKPERTRFWEIIRGSIVDKVIRHSHGISIHVIPGSQQETESGRINVVSEKEEDIGARTKRRSLYPVFPYIASSLMVIVITFGITLISTFLGLVNISLLYLLPVLLSAARWGTFPAIFTAIMGTLTFDLFFVPPIFSITVADLRYFISFAIFILVGLIIGTLSVRLKKQITYSRKRENSISSLYALSRDIAAADNLDAVLECIVNNVSNTLDGQVMVLIPNEKAQLVLRKVSGLNNFYNTNELAVATWVYERGQKAGKGTETFGVAAALYLPLNTEQGTHGVLGICFNETVSQFDAERIRLLEAFTGLAAMAINKVKLADQARESLAMVESERLRTALFNSLSHDLRTPLSSIIGAVTGLLEDKNVVYSPDVRNELLQTILQGAERMNRFVSNLLDMARLESGMLRLNKEWCDLQDIIGVSINRLGVSLNRRPIDIEIQDELPLVQADGILIEQVFINLLDNAIKYSEKGSKISVSIKQQEERLEIVVANRGQSIPETDLSKVFDKFYRLNSPLQVSGTGLGLAICKGLIEAHGGDIWADNNKLGGVTITFNLPLNNQFTGKVPAMMEEGD